Proteins from one Terriglobia bacterium genomic window:
- the dapA gene encoding 4-hydroxy-tetrahydrodipicolinate synthase produces the protein MKLQGCGTALVTPFRQDQTIDQQKLGRLVEWQIESGIHFLVPCGTTGETPTLSKEEWLRVIDITIEVAAGRVPIVAGATSNDTADAVAKARELNKRKGVDAILTASPYYNKPTQEGQYQHFKAIAEAVDKPLVLYNVPGRTAANIEPATLGRLAKLGNIIAVKEASGNISQIAEVFNHVPDSFLVFSGDDAVTLPVISLGGVGIISVASNEIPKEMSDIARAALNNDWKTAREIHRKFLPLMQANFLESNPMPVKTVLAMMGRIEEVFRLPMVPVKKDTRSKLQQVAAEVGLLEAVTASVSDL, from the coding sequence ATGAAACTCCAGGGTTGCGGCACCGCGCTTGTTACTCCGTTCCGCCAGGACCAAACGATTGACCAGCAAAAGCTGGGGCGCCTGGTCGAGTGGCAGATTGAATCGGGGATCCATTTCCTGGTCCCCTGCGGGACCACGGGCGAGACGCCCACGCTGAGCAAAGAAGAATGGCTGCGGGTCATTGATATTACGATTGAAGTGGCCGCGGGGCGCGTGCCGATTGTGGCCGGGGCCACGTCGAACGACACCGCGGACGCAGTCGCCAAAGCCCGCGAACTGAACAAGCGCAAAGGCGTGGACGCCATCCTGACGGCGTCACCCTATTACAACAAGCCCACGCAGGAAGGCCAGTACCAGCACTTCAAAGCCATTGCCGAAGCGGTGGACAAGCCGCTGGTGCTGTACAACGTTCCGGGACGCACGGCCGCCAACATTGAGCCGGCCACGCTGGGACGTCTGGCCAAGTTGGGGAACATCATCGCGGTGAAGGAAGCCAGCGGCAACATCAGCCAGATTGCAGAAGTGTTCAACCACGTTCCCGATAGCTTTCTGGTCTTCTCCGGCGATGACGCGGTCACGCTGCCGGTGATCTCGCTGGGCGGCGTGGGCATCATCTCCGTGGCGTCGAATGAGATCCCCAAAGAAATGTCGGACATCGCCCGCGCGGCGCTGAACAACGATTGGAAGACGGCGCGAGAGATTCATCGCAAATTCCTGCCGCTGATGCAGGCCAACTTTTTGGAATCGAACCCCATGCCGGTCAAGACCGTGCTGGCGATGATGGGACGGATTGAAGAAGTCTTTCGCCTGCCCATGGTCCCGGTGAAAAAAGATACGCGCAGCAAGCTCCAGCAAGTTGCCGCTGAAGTCGGGCTGCTGGAAGCGGTCACCGCGTCAGTCTCCGACCTGTGA
- a CDS encoding NAD(P)/FAD-dependent oxidoreductase: MDSCDVLIAGGGPAGSSCAWALRSSGLDVRVLDKATFPRNKVCGGWITPEVLRALAIDPCDYASRDYAPGRTMQPITGFRISSMGRREVDVTFPNIVSYGIQRREFDEYLLRRCGARVREGVPITSIERVGDAWLINREIRARMLIGAGGHFCPIARALNSGRNGNTNGNHDASKNGKNEEPVVAQEIEFAMSPEQAAQCRVQGETPELYFCEDLKGYGWCFRKGNLLNIGLGRLDQRALPEHVARFLEFLRAAGKVPFDLPGRLFGHAYLVSGYTPRKIVGDHVLLIGDSAGLAFPQSGEGILPAVESGLIAAGVVQSAAGDYSLDRLQEYPALLTQRFGSHGGILQSLGRRLPSGMRKGIARWLLTKPSFCRHTAVENWFLHAA, encoded by the coding sequence ATGGATTCATGCGATGTCCTGATCGCCGGCGGCGGACCTGCAGGCTCATCGTGCGCCTGGGCCCTGCGTTCCAGCGGCCTGGACGTGCGTGTCCTGGACAAGGCCACGTTTCCTCGCAACAAAGTCTGTGGCGGCTGGATCACCCCCGAAGTACTCCGCGCCCTGGCCATTGATCCTTGCGACTACGCCTCCCGCGACTACGCTCCCGGACGGACCATGCAGCCCATCACCGGCTTTCGCATCAGCAGCATGGGACGTCGCGAAGTTGACGTGACCTTTCCCAACATCGTCAGCTATGGCATCCAGCGCCGGGAATTCGACGAATATCTCCTCCGCCGCTGTGGCGCGCGAGTCCGTGAAGGCGTCCCCATCACCAGCATAGAACGTGTTGGCGACGCCTGGCTCATCAACCGAGAAATCCGCGCGCGTATGCTCATCGGGGCCGGCGGACATTTTTGTCCCATCGCCCGCGCTCTCAACAGCGGCCGCAACGGCAACACCAACGGCAACCACGACGCAAGCAAGAATGGGAAGAACGAAGAGCCGGTCGTCGCCCAGGAAATTGAATTTGCCATGTCGCCCGAACAGGCGGCGCAATGCCGCGTGCAGGGCGAGACGCCCGAACTTTATTTCTGTGAAGACCTCAAAGGCTACGGCTGGTGTTTCCGCAAAGGCAATCTGCTGAATATCGGACTGGGCCGGCTGGACCAGCGCGCTTTGCCGGAGCACGTGGCGCGCTTCCTGGAATTCCTGCGCGCCGCCGGCAAAGTGCCTTTCGATCTGCCGGGGCGGCTGTTCGGCCACGCGTATCTGGTGTCCGGCTATACGCCGCGGAAAATTGTCGGCGACCACGTCCTGCTCATAGGCGACTCCGCCGGCCTGGCGTTCCCGCAAAGTGGCGAAGGCATCTTGCCCGCGGTCGAATCCGGGTTGATCGCCGCCGGTGTGGTCCAGTCCGCCGCCGGTGATTATTCCCTGGACCGCCTGCAAGAATATCCCGCGCTCCTCACCCAGCGCTTTGGCTCACACGGCGGAATCTTGCAATCGCTGGGACGCCGCCTTCCATCTGGTATGCGGAAGGGAATTGCGCGCTGGCTGCTGACCAAGCCATCGTTCTGCCGCCATACGGCGGTTGAGAACTGGTTTCTCCACGCCGCCTGA
- a CDS encoding 2,3,4,5-tetrahydropyridine-2,6-dicarboxylate N-succinyltransferase, with amino-acid sequence MHKLQPEIERWYAEGALDGTAAIEARRVFQEFLGALTGGEVRAAERQASHWVVNAWVKQGILLGFRLGEMVESGGKDGLSFVDKSTFPARRFNVQDRIRVVPGGSSVRSGAYLAPGVICMPPMYVNVGAYVDEGTLIDSHALVGSCAQVGKRVHLSAAAQIGGVLEPVGASPVIIEDDVLVGGNCGVYEGTQVLRGAVLGAGVILTRATPVYDIVREQVYRSSAESPLVIPENAVVVPGARAVSKGKAAEWGLSLYTPVIVKYRDEKTEGSITLEDVLR; translated from the coding sequence ATGCACAAACTTCAACCGGAGATTGAACGCTGGTACGCGGAAGGCGCGCTGGACGGCACGGCCGCAATCGAAGCACGCCGGGTGTTTCAGGAGTTTCTTGGGGCGCTGACCGGGGGCGAAGTCCGCGCCGCGGAGCGGCAGGCCAGCCATTGGGTGGTGAATGCCTGGGTGAAGCAGGGCATCCTGCTGGGGTTCCGACTGGGCGAGATGGTGGAATCGGGCGGCAAGGACGGGCTGTCATTCGTGGACAAGAGCACCTTCCCTGCCCGGCGATTCAACGTGCAGGACCGCATCCGCGTGGTGCCCGGCGGATCGTCGGTGCGCAGCGGCGCGTACCTGGCGCCGGGCGTGATCTGCATGCCGCCCATGTACGTGAACGTGGGCGCGTACGTGGACGAAGGCACGCTGATTGACTCGCACGCGCTGGTGGGATCGTGCGCGCAGGTGGGCAAGCGCGTGCACTTGAGCGCAGCGGCACAGATTGGCGGCGTGCTGGAGCCGGTGGGCGCGTCGCCGGTGATTATTGAAGATGACGTGCTCGTTGGCGGCAACTGCGGCGTCTATGAAGGCACGCAGGTGTTGCGCGGCGCGGTGCTGGGCGCGGGCGTGATCCTGACGCGGGCGACGCCGGTGTATGACATTGTCCGCGAGCAAGTGTACCGGTCGAGCGCGGAAAGCCCCTTGGTGATTCCGGAGAACGCCGTGGTCGTTCCCGGCGCGCGCGCGGTGAGCAAAGGCAAAGCCGCGGAGTGGGGATTGTCACTTTATACGCCGGTGATCGTGAAGTATCGCGACGAGAAGACTGAGGGTTCGATCACGCTGGAGGACGTGTTGCGATGA
- a CDS encoding shikimate kinase, which yields MARSEPTRRVVLIGFMGAGKTSVGRALAARLEWNFCDLDNIIETREQQTVAAIFADRGEAGFRKAESAALRELLQDSDMPGDLVLALGGGAFVQPANRAALERSGAATVLLEAPLEELRRRCQEGGNVRPLARDAATFSRLFAERRSAYQLAQHRVDTMGKSVEQVAEEIERLLAAGKPEVKQ from the coding sequence ATGGCCCGCTCTGAGCCAACCCGGCGTGTTGTCCTCATCGGGTTCATGGGCGCGGGCAAGACCAGCGTGGGACGCGCGCTCGCCGCGCGGCTGGAATGGAATTTCTGCGATTTGGACAACATCATTGAAACCCGCGAACAGCAAACCGTTGCGGCGATCTTTGCCGACCGCGGAGAGGCAGGCTTCCGCAAGGCGGAGAGCGCCGCTCTGCGCGAACTACTGCAAGATTCCGACATGCCGGGCGATCTGGTGTTAGCGCTGGGCGGCGGAGCGTTTGTGCAACCCGCCAACCGCGCCGCGCTGGAGCGCTCCGGGGCGGCAACAGTCTTGCTGGAAGCGCCGCTGGAGGAATTGCGCCGCCGCTGCCAGGAAGGCGGCAACGTGCGTCCTTTGGCGCGGGACGCGGCAACCTTCAGCAGACTTTTTGCAGAACGGCGTTCCGCTTACCAACTGGCGCAACACCGCGTGGACACCATGGGCAAATCAGTGGAACAAGTGGCGGAAGAAATCGAACGTCTTCTCGCCGCCGGCAAGCCGGAGGTAAAGCAATGA
- a CDS encoding 4-hydroxy-tetrahydrodipicolinate reductase — MQILVLGRGKTGALVADVARERGHEVTSLASQDNQDGRGLTPELLKKMNVVVDFTAPHAVIANVIRCVESGVPMVVGTTGWYQHMEKVRELVKERKAALLYGSNFSIGMNFFFKAVQAIAPILKNHYRGSIVERHHVHKKDKPSGTAVTLQKILESGSGQKVEVASVREGETVGMHLVMLDSANDTILLTHDAKNRLGFAEGAVRAAEWIQGKTGFYEFPEIVDQL; from the coding sequence TTGCAAATTCTGGTTCTAGGACGCGGCAAGACGGGCGCGCTGGTGGCGGACGTGGCCAGAGAGCGCGGCCATGAAGTAACTTCGCTGGCCAGCCAGGACAACCAGGACGGCCGCGGGCTGACGCCGGAACTGCTTAAGAAAATGAACGTGGTGGTAGACTTCACCGCGCCGCACGCGGTCATCGCCAACGTGATTCGCTGCGTGGAGAGCGGAGTGCCGATGGTAGTCGGCACCACGGGGTGGTACCAGCACATGGAGAAAGTCCGCGAGCTGGTGAAAGAACGCAAAGCGGCGCTGCTCTACGGATCGAATTTTTCCATCGGCATGAATTTTTTCTTCAAGGCCGTGCAGGCGATTGCGCCCATCTTGAAAAACCATTATCGCGGCAGCATCGTGGAGCGGCACCACGTCCACAAGAAAGACAAGCCTTCCGGCACCGCGGTGACGCTGCAGAAGATCCTGGAGTCCGGCTCAGGGCAGAAAGTTGAAGTGGCTTCCGTGCGTGAAGGCGAGACCGTGGGCATGCACCTGGTGATGCTGGACTCAGCCAACGACACGATCCTGCTCACGCATGACGCGAAAAACCGCCTGGGCTTTGCTGAAGGCGCGGTGCGCGCCGCGGAGTGGATCCAGGGCAAAACGGGATTTTATGAGTTTCCGGAGATCGTAGATCAGCTCTAA
- a CDS encoding cyclopropane-fatty-acyl-phospholipid synthase family protein, with product MGTSSSRFNQSRSSQTSPSPSESAPSSPRQSSSRRSWFNRHLLRVVQKLAGDVPVRLGDDGPVEKQAHVEPLRPAIVIRRKKTLAAIALNPDIGFGDAYSDGRIEVEGDLVRLLENLYQSPKSHSPGLVSRWLDWVQANTLRGSRRNIHHHYDLSNDFYRLWLDRQMVYTCAYFPHPDATLEEAQAAKMDLVCRKLALRPDETVVEAGCGWGALALHMAQHYGVRVKAFNISHEQIAFARERAAKEGLASRVEFIEDDFRNISGRFDVFASVGMLEHLGVKNYGDLGRVIHRTIGDTGRGLLHFIGRNYPRPFNVWIRKRIFPGAYVPSLGEAMSVLEPQDYSVLHVENLRAHYAKTLEHWLSRFEQSYPAVVERFGPNFARAWRLYLAGSIAAFRVGSLQLFQIVFAGNKCAAQRWTWAGLHDNLGDTSAQQNQPEKKWIHAMS from the coding sequence ATGGGAACTTCAAGCTCCAGATTCAACCAGTCGCGTTCTAGCCAGACATCGCCCAGCCCGTCCGAATCCGCCCCGTCATCGCCCCGCCAGTCATCGTCCCGCCGGTCATGGTTCAATCGCCATCTGCTGCGCGTTGTCCAGAAGCTTGCCGGGGACGTTCCGGTGCGTTTGGGTGACGATGGCCCGGTGGAAAAGCAGGCGCATGTGGAACCGCTGCGTCCAGCCATTGTGATTCGTCGCAAGAAAACGCTGGCGGCCATTGCCTTGAATCCCGATATCGGGTTTGGCGACGCATACAGTGACGGCCGCATTGAAGTGGAAGGTGATCTGGTCCGTCTGCTGGAGAACCTCTACCAATCGCCCAAGAGCCACAGCCCCGGTTTGGTTTCGCGCTGGCTGGATTGGGTGCAGGCCAATACCTTGCGCGGTTCGCGCCGCAACATTCATCATCATTACGATCTTTCCAACGACTTTTACCGGCTCTGGCTGGATCGCCAGATGGTCTATACCTGCGCCTATTTTCCCCATCCCGACGCAACGCTGGAAGAAGCCCAGGCTGCCAAAATGGACCTGGTATGCCGCAAGCTCGCGTTGCGGCCGGACGAAACTGTGGTCGAAGCCGGCTGCGGATGGGGCGCGCTGGCCCTGCACATGGCCCAGCATTACGGCGTTCGCGTGAAGGCCTTCAACATCTCCCACGAGCAGATTGCCTTCGCCCGCGAGAGGGCGGCGAAAGAAGGGCTGGCCTCCCGCGTTGAGTTTATTGAAGACGACTTCCGCAACATCAGTGGCCGCTTTGACGTTTTTGCTTCGGTGGGAATGCTGGAGCACCTGGGCGTGAAGAACTATGGCGACTTGGGGCGCGTGATTCACCGCACCATCGGCGACACCGGCCGCGGCTTGCTGCATTTCATCGGCAGAAATTATCCCCGCCCCTTCAACGTCTGGATCCGCAAACGCATCTTCCCCGGAGCCTACGTTCCCAGCCTGGGAGAAGCCATGAGCGTGCTGGAGCCCCAGGATTACAGCGTCCTGCACGTGGAAAATCTGCGCGCCCATTACGCCAAGACCCTGGAGCACTGGCTCAGCCGCTTTGAGCAGTCCTACCCGGCCGTGGTGGAACGCTTTGGACCAAACTTTGCCCGCGCCTGGCGCTTGTATCTGGCCGGGTCCATTGCCGCATTCCGCGTGGGCAGCCTGCAGTTGTTCCAGATCGTGTTCGCCGGAAACAAATGCGCCGCGCAGCGCTGGACGTGGGCCGGCCTCCATGACAACCTCGGCGATACATCAGCCCAGCAGAACCAGCCGGAGAAAAAATGGATTCATGCGATGTCCTGA
- a CDS encoding four helix bundle protein, with the protein MSLDQHHQLKQRTKAFALRIIRMTQALPRSREADVIARQVLRSATSIAANYRAAGRGRSKAEFTAKLGIVIEEADETVLWLELLGESGITKPARLRDLLDEANQLLALFAASWRTLRQ; encoded by the coding sequence ATGAGCCTCGACCAGCACCATCAACTCAAGCAGCGGACAAAGGCCTTTGCGCTACGGATCATTCGCATGACGCAGGCTCTTCCGCGTAGCCGCGAAGCCGACGTCATCGCTCGCCAAGTATTGCGATCAGCCACCAGCATAGCCGCAAACTATCGAGCCGCCGGTCGAGGGCGTTCCAAAGCGGAGTTCACCGCCAAGCTCGGAATCGTCATTGAAGAAGCTGATGAGACGGTACTGTGGCTGGAACTGCTGGGCGAGAGCGGCATCACTAAACCTGCAAGACTAAGAGATTTGCTCGACGAAGCAAACCAACTGTTGGCGCTGTTTGCAGCGTCTTGGCGAACACTCAGGCAATAG
- a CDS encoding VOC family protein, which yields MLNSAKIVAFVPTLDFAKARKFYEQTLGLRCVSQDGFALVMDCHGIMLRVVKAPPFTPHPFTVLGWEVERIEDEVKALQARGVKFERYPGMTQDELGVWIAPGGSKVAWFKDPDGNLLSLSEHV from the coding sequence ATGCTCAATTCAGCCAAGATCGTCGCTTTTGTTCCTACGCTCGATTTCGCCAAAGCCCGCAAGTTTTACGAGCAGACGCTGGGCCTGCGCTGCGTGAGTCAAGACGGCTTCGCCCTGGTGATGGATTGCCACGGCATCATGCTGCGCGTGGTGAAGGCGCCGCCGTTCACGCCGCATCCTTTCACCGTGCTGGGTTGGGAGGTGGAGCGGATTGAAGACGAAGTAAAGGCATTGCAGGCCAGAGGCGTAAAGTTCGAGCGCTACCCCGGCATGACGCAGGACGAACTGGGTGTGTGGATCGCGCCGGGCGGAAGTAAAGTCGCGTGGTTCAAGGACCCGGACGGGAATCTGCTGTCATTGTCGGAACACGTTTAG
- the asd gene encoding aspartate-semialdehyde dehydrogenase has protein sequence MTTKIPVGILGATGTVGQRFIQLLESHPWFEVAWLAASDRSAGKKYSEAATWRLSTPIPQAVAELTVNAAAPAQDTPKLIFAALDAAAAREIEPAFAEAGCAVVSNSSAFRMAEDVPLVVPEVNADHTELIKRQKWYKKNGGFMVTNPNCSAIGLVLALGPLHRRWGVDKVFVATMQAVSGAGYPGVPSLDILGNVIPYIAGEEPKLEAESRKLLGSLGGSGVIPAEIALSAHCNRVAVEDGHMESVSVKLRQSAEAEEIIRTWNEFRCLPQKLKLPTAPEQPVIYDPAPDRPQPRLDRDRGRGMSAVVGRLRPCNIFDWRFTVLSHNTIRGAAGAAILNGELLKAQGYLG, from the coding sequence ATGACCACCAAGATTCCAGTTGGCATTCTCGGCGCCACCGGCACCGTAGGACAGCGCTTCATCCAGCTGCTGGAATCACATCCCTGGTTTGAAGTTGCGTGGCTGGCGGCATCGGACCGCTCGGCCGGCAAGAAATACTCTGAAGCCGCCACCTGGCGGCTGAGCACGCCGATTCCGCAGGCCGTGGCGGAACTCACGGTCAACGCTGCGGCTCCCGCGCAAGACACGCCCAAGCTGATCTTTGCCGCCCTGGATGCGGCGGCCGCGCGCGAGATTGAGCCGGCCTTCGCCGAAGCGGGATGCGCCGTGGTTTCCAATTCCAGCGCGTTCCGCATGGCGGAAGACGTTCCGCTGGTGGTCCCGGAAGTGAACGCCGACCACACCGAATTGATCAAGCGGCAGAAGTGGTACAAGAAAAACGGCGGCTTCATGGTGACCAATCCCAACTGCTCGGCCATTGGGCTGGTGCTGGCCCTGGGGCCGCTGCATCGCCGATGGGGCGTGGACAAAGTGTTCGTCGCGACGATGCAAGCGGTGAGCGGCGCGGGATATCCGGGCGTGCCGTCGCTGGACATACTGGGCAACGTGATTCCCTACATCGCCGGCGAGGAACCCAAGCTGGAAGCGGAATCGCGCAAACTGCTGGGATCGCTGGGCGGCTCAGGTGTAATCCCGGCGGAGATCGCGCTGAGCGCGCATTGCAATCGCGTGGCGGTGGAAGATGGGCACATGGAGTCGGTGTCCGTCAAGCTGCGCCAGTCAGCGGAAGCCGAAGAGATCATCCGCACGTGGAACGAATTTCGCTGCCTGCCGCAGAAACTGAAGCTGCCCACAGCGCCGGAGCAGCCGGTGATCTACGATCCCGCGCCGGACCGGCCGCAGCCCCGCCTGGACCGCGATCGCGGACGCGGCATGTCGGCCGTGGTGGGGCGGCTGCGTCCCTGCAACATTTTTGACTGGCGATTCACCGTGCTTTCCCACAATACGATTCGTGGCGCTGCCGGCGCGGCCATCCTGAACGGCGAGCTGCTCAAAGCGCAAGGATATCTGGGTTGA
- a CDS encoding DUF4097 domain-containing protein, which translates to MTKLGYAATLGLAAALATSSLWAADVRKEVRLEIAPGGTLNIFNNGGSVNLHSDNGRQLVVVYTEHSDKVEVDQSITPDKRRVEFHTHTIADQKPTSDEARVDYDVTVPKGIFVAVSGASSTIVADNMSGDLNLSSDTGQITVRNVYLSHIKVRSVAAPITLSSINNSTVDIITTAGAVELSNVYGPKAKVKAGTASGNITYRGDCAGGGEYSFTTHSGAIDVFMPETASVDLTAHTDSGTLQTDFAFKIKGHSYLHDKPGSSLVGTSNSGLSSLELRTFSGKIRVKKQ; encoded by the coding sequence ATGACGAAGCTTGGATACGCCGCTACCCTAGGATTGGCCGCAGCCCTGGCCACATCCAGCTTGTGGGCCGCTGATGTTCGCAAAGAAGTCCGGCTGGAGATCGCCCCCGGAGGCACGCTCAACATCTTCAACAACGGGGGCTCCGTCAACCTGCACTCAGACAACGGACGCCAGTTGGTGGTGGTGTATACGGAACATTCCGACAAGGTGGAAGTGGACCAGTCCATAACGCCGGACAAGCGGCGCGTGGAATTCCACACCCATACCATTGCCGACCAGAAACCTACCAGCGATGAAGCCCGCGTGGACTATGACGTGACGGTTCCCAAGGGGATTTTTGTTGCGGTCAGCGGCGCAAGCTCCACCATTGTGGCCGACAACATGAGCGGCGATCTCAATCTCTCGTCGGACACCGGGCAGATCACGGTACGCAACGTATACCTATCCCACATCAAGGTGCGCAGCGTAGCTGCCCCGATTACTCTCTCCAGCATCAACAACTCGACCGTGGACATCATCACCACGGCGGGCGCGGTGGAGCTGAGCAACGTTTACGGTCCTAAAGCGAAGGTGAAAGCCGGTACGGCCAGCGGCAACATTACCTACAGAGGCGATTGCGCGGGCGGCGGCGAATACAGCTTTACCACGCACAGCGGAGCGATTGATGTGTTCATGCCGGAGACGGCGTCCGTGGACCTGACCGCGCATACCGACAGCGGCACGCTGCAAACCGATTTTGCCTTTAAGATCAAAGGCCATTCCTACCTTCATGACAAGCCGGGCAGTTCCTTAGTAGGTACCTCCAACTCAGGCTTATCCTCACTGGAGCTCCGCACCTTCAGTGGTAAAATCCGCGTGAAGAAGCAATAA
- a CDS encoding sigma-70 family RNA polymerase sigma factor — MALSAQCRDNEAVTGPHPRDKRPDKGTLTQQKKIIAPGLTEAEAIERAKSGDAESFEALYALHKRRVYSLCLRMTGNTAEAEDLAQEAFLQLYRKIATFRGESAFSTWLHRLAVNVVLMHLRKKGLPEVSLDEMLEPQHDEGPKKDIGARDNVLAGSIDRVNLERAVENLPPGYRIIFVLHDVEGYEHNEIAEMMGCSIGNSKSQLHKARMKLRDLLKLSRAEKATRQ, encoded by the coding sequence ATGGCACTTTCAGCGCAATGCCGGGACAACGAAGCAGTGACGGGGCCGCATCCAAGGGACAAGCGGCCTGATAAAGGCACCTTGACACAGCAAAAGAAGATCATCGCGCCAGGCCTGACGGAAGCAGAGGCGATTGAACGGGCCAAGAGCGGTGACGCGGAATCGTTTGAAGCCTTGTACGCGCTGCACAAACGCCGCGTGTATTCGCTGTGCCTGCGCATGACGGGGAATACGGCGGAGGCGGAAGACCTGGCGCAGGAAGCTTTCTTGCAGTTGTACCGCAAGATCGCCACGTTCCGCGGCGAGTCAGCGTTTTCAACCTGGCTGCACCGGCTGGCGGTGAACGTGGTGCTGATGCACCTGCGTAAGAAGGGGCTTCCGGAAGTTTCGCTGGACGAAATGCTGGAGCCGCAGCATGACGAGGGCCCAAAGAAAGATATAGGGGCACGGGACAACGTTCTGGCCGGGTCCATTGACCGGGTGAATCTGGAACGGGCCGTGGAAAACCTTCCGCCGGGGTACAGAATCATATTTGTATTGCATGACGTAGAGGGTTACGAACATAACGAAATTGCCGAGATGATGGGATGTTCGATCGGCAACAGCAAGTCGCAACTGCACAAAGCGCGCATGAAGTTGCGCGATTTGTTGAAGCTCAGCAGAGCCGAAAAGGCCACCCGCCAGTGA
- the lysC gene encoding lysine-sensitive aspartokinase 3 yields the protein MIVMKFGGTSVQDAQAIDRVAAIVRERLKEKPVVVVSALAKITDQLLAMASAAGAGDRAKALELSRAARERHYNTAVDLLGTHAFEQIAPELDADFNSLDELLRGVVAVGELTARTTDAIAGFGERVSSKIAAAAFSQRGIDATHVDSRRCIVTDDTFSKAIPQFEETNSRLVETVKPLLERGRVPVMGGFIGATREGIGTTLGRGGSDFSAAIVGAGLDATRIEIWTDVDGMMTTDPSLCPQARRIKNISFEEAAELAYFGAKVLHPATLLPAIQKNIPVLILNSRNPKCEGTRITATAPKSKNIFKAIAAKKRITVVDVVATRMLMAHGFLKSIFEVFANHRCPVDMVSTSEVSVSVTVDSNESIAAIAADLGKLADVKYDGRKAIVCLVGENIRNTPGIAAKVFGAIPDVNIQMISQGASEINISFVIDEADVPQVVSRLHQVFFTDVDPAVFA from the coding sequence ATGATCGTGATGAAGTTCGGCGGGACCTCCGTGCAAGACGCGCAGGCGATTGACCGCGTGGCGGCCATCGTGCGCGAACGGCTGAAGGAAAAACCCGTGGTGGTGGTGAGCGCGCTGGCGAAAATCACTGACCAGTTGCTGGCCATGGCCTCCGCCGCCGGCGCCGGAGATCGCGCAAAAGCGCTGGAACTCTCCCGTGCGGCGCGCGAGCGCCACTACAACACCGCCGTGGACCTGCTGGGCACGCACGCCTTTGAGCAGATTGCGCCGGAGCTTGACGCCGACTTCAACAGCCTGGACGAGCTGTTGCGCGGCGTGGTGGCGGTGGGCGAGTTGACGGCCCGCACCACGGACGCCATCGCGGGCTTTGGCGAGCGGGTATCGTCCAAGATTGCTGCGGCGGCGTTTTCGCAGCGCGGCATTGACGCCACGCACGTGGATTCGCGCCGCTGCATCGTAACCGACGACACGTTCAGCAAGGCCATTCCGCAATTTGAAGAGACCAACTCGCGCCTGGTGGAAACGGTGAAGCCGCTGCTGGAACGCGGCCGGGTGCCGGTGATGGGCGGCTTCATCGGCGCAACACGGGAAGGCATTGGCACCACGCTGGGGCGCGGCGGGTCCGATTTCAGCGCGGCCATTGTGGGGGCGGGGCTGGACGCCACGCGCATTGAGATATGGACGGACGTGGACGGCATGATGACCACCGACCCCAGCCTGTGCCCTCAGGCGCGGCGGATCAAGAACATTAGTTTTGAAGAGGCGGCGGAGCTGGCGTATTTCGGGGCGAAAGTCCTGCATCCGGCCACGCTGCTGCCGGCCATTCAGAAGAATATTCCGGTGCTGATCCTGAATTCGCGTAATCCCAAATGCGAAGGCACGCGCATCACCGCCACCGCGCCCAAGAGCAAAAACATCTTCAAAGCCATTGCCGCCAAGAAACGCATAACCGTGGTGGACGTGGTAGCCACGCGCATGTTGATGGCTCACGGCTTTTTGAAAAGCATTTTTGAGGTATTCGCCAACCATCGCTGCCCGGTGGACATGGTTTCCACATCCGAGGTCAGCGTTTCGGTGACGGTGGATTCGAACGAGTCTATTGCCGCCATCGCCGCCGACCTGGGCAAGCTGGCGGACGTTAAATATGACGGCCGCAAGGCGATTGTGTGCCTGGTGGGCGAGAACATACGCAACACGCCGGGAATCGCCGCGAAAGTTTTTGGCGCGATTCCAGACGTCAACATCCAGATGATTTCCCAGGGCGCGTCGGAGATCAACATCAGCTTTGTGATTGACGAGGCGGACGTGCCGCAAGTAGTCTCACGGCTGCATCAGGTGTTTTTTACCGATGTGGACCCAGCGGTGTTTGCGTGA